The following proteins come from a genomic window of Plutella xylostella chromosome 22, ilPluXylo3.1, whole genome shotgun sequence:
- the LOC125490302 gene encoding uncharacterized protein LOC125490302 — protein sequence MSSKVIKCDKCNIVINEVLAFVQNKVEVMDDVSLIRICASSFKNEEIVEAKSLLFDSISKRKISRKGDGRTTRDLEDIISLFRGSNDPDILPIFVARNLQKLPPVTFDHIDVTRLLKDIVLMQSELKQIQDYFLGESQYATVDQIDQLRSEIEELKSSKKSDYEPYVNTKRGGNRIQDSFECPSDSGPFGMLHFENIPVPSTDNVVDARLLAEKPETGPTAEKPEVGPIPSSLECTTPVLAEAASRDRGAKIDDCMPATLLDTNTSSESGHGTATQQCVNDRAGVNHCAKYGNAQSAVSDTDNGLIMKVSTAQSPIAPTFANVLKSSTDEEGWITVQRKKQTNSRFSGKIGTAPVSPGSKFKAADIRTPIYIYNVMKETTTTDIAEYIMRKTRIAVQPEKIHMKVSKDYDSYKILVPRQKIALFYDNNFWPDGIYFRKYFIFRQKKDSDTEITKQNAYGQQLR from the coding sequence ATGTCCTCTAAAGTGATCAAATGTGATAAATGCAACATAGTGATCAATGAAGTGCTAGCATTTGTACAAAATAAGGTGGAAGTGATGGACGATGTTAGTCTGATTAGGATCTGTGCGTCGTCTTTCAAGAATGAAGAAATTGTCGAAGCTAAAAGCCTTCTCTTTGACTCCATATCAAAgagaaaaatatcaagaaaaggTGATGGAAGAACCACTCGAGACCTTGAAGACATTATTAGTCTTTTTAGAGGAAGTAACGATCCTGACATTCTTCCAATCTTCGTGGCTAGAAACCTACAAAAACTCCCACCCGTTACTTTCGATCATATTGACGTAACTAGGCTACTtaaggatattgttttaatgCAAAGTGAATTGAAACAAATTCAGGATTATTTTCTTGGTGAATCACAATATGCTACAGTGGACCAGATTGATCAGTTGAGGTCTGAAATCGAAGAATTAAAATCATCTAAAAAATCAGACTATGAACCGTATGTCAATACGAAAAGAGGCGGAAATCGCATACAAGATAGTTTTGAATGTCCAAGTGATAGCGGTCCTTTCGGCATGCTACATTTTGAAAACATACCGGTCCCTTCAACTGACAATGTTGTTGACGCGCGACTGCTGGCGGAGAAGCCCGAAACTGGGCCGACGGCGGAGAAGCCCGAAGTCGGGCCGATACCGTCGTCGCTGGAGTGCACCACGCCGGTATTGGCCGAAGCCGCATCACGTGACCGTGGGGCGAAGATAGACGACTGTATGCCCGCCACGCTCTTAGATACGAATACATCGTCCGAATCTGGGCACGGAACGGCAACGCAGCAATGTGTGAATGACCGGGCAGGTGTCAATCACTGTGCAAAATATGGCAACGCCCAATCAGCTGTTTCTGATACTGATAATGGATTAATCATGAAGGTGTCAACTGCTCAGTCACCAATAGCTCCAACCTTTGCCAATGTTCTAAAGAGCAGCACTGATGAGGAAGGCTGGATAACCGTTCAGAGGAAAAAACAGACTAACTCACGGTTTTCGGGTAAAATTGGTACCGCGCCAGTTAGCCCGGGCTCCAAATTCAAAGCAGCTGATATCAGAACACCAATCTACATTTACAATGTTATGAAAGAAACCACAACCACAGATATAGCAGAATATATAATGAGAAAAACACGAATTGCTGTTCAACCTGAGAAAATACACATGAAAGTATCGAAGGACTATGACTCATACAAGATACTTGTACCGAGACAAAAAATAGCGTtgttttatgataataatttctGGCCCGATGGTATTTACTTcaggaaatattttatttttagacaaAAAAAAGACTCTGACACCGagataacaaaacaaaacgctTATGGACAGCAATTACGTTAG